In the Nymphalis io chromosome 2, ilAglIoxx1.1, whole genome shotgun sequence genome, one interval contains:
- the LOC126777752 gene encoding RNA-binding protein 1 isoform X2, with the protein MSRYREWDLSCKVYVGNLGTNASKYEIEKVFSKYGSIRNVWVARNPPGFAFVEFEDPRDAEDSVRGLDGTRCCGTRIRVEMSNGRTRRDRRYSRSRSRSPRRRSYSRGRSGSPRRSPSVRRRSPSVRRSRSRDRRSRSDSKSRY; encoded by the exons ATGTCTCGCTATCGAGAATGGGATCTCTCTTGCAAAGTTTATGTCGGTAACCTTGGTACAAATGCTTCTAAATATGAAATAGAGAAAGTGTTTTCAAAATATGGAAGTATAAGAAATGTGTGGGTGGCACGAAATCCTCCTGGCTTTGCTTTTGTTGAATTTGAAGACCCACGTGACGCCGAAGACTCCGTTCGTGGTCTAGATGGAAC ACGTTGCTGTGGAACAAGAATTCGTGTTGAAATGTCCAATGGTAGAACACGAAGAGATAGACGATACTCCAG ATCCCGCAGCCGTAGCCCACGTCGGCGCTCATACTCGCGCGGCCGATCCGGCTCCCCACGGCGGTCGCCATCAGTACGACGTCGCTCCCCCTCCGTGCGACGCTCACGGTCGCGCGACCGACGCAGCCGATCAGATAGCAAGAGCAG atACTAA
- the LOC126777752 gene encoding RNA-binding protein 1 isoform X1 produces MSRYREWDLSCKVYVGNLGTNASKYEIEKVFSKYGSIRNVWVARNPPGFAFVEFEDPRDAEDSVRGLDGTRCCGTRIRVEMSNGRTRRDRRYSRSRSRSPRRRSYSRGRSGSPRRSPSVRRRSPSVRRSRSRDRRSRSDSKSRYISPEKSPYRRSTSRSRSREQRSRSDSRNRY; encoded by the exons ATGTCTCGCTATCGAGAATGGGATCTCTCTTGCAAAGTTTATGTCGGTAACCTTGGTACAAATGCTTCTAAATATGAAATAGAGAAAGTGTTTTCAAAATATGGAAGTATAAGAAATGTGTGGGTGGCACGAAATCCTCCTGGCTTTGCTTTTGTTGAATTTGAAGACCCACGTGACGCCGAAGACTCCGTTCGTGGTCTAGATGGAAC ACGTTGCTGTGGAACAAGAATTCGTGTTGAAATGTCCAATGGTAGAACACGAAGAGATAGACGATACTCCAG ATCCCGCAGCCGTAGCCCACGTCGGCGCTCATACTCGCGCGGCCGATCCGGCTCCCCACGGCGGTCGCCATCAGTACGACGTCGCTCCCCCTCCGTGCGACGCTCACGGTCGCGCGACCGACGCAGCCGATCAGATAGCAAGAGCAGGTATATAAGTCCAGAGAAAAGCCCCTACCGTCGCTCCACATCACGTTCCCGGTCTCGAGAACAACGCAGCAGATCAGACAGTAGGAACAG atACTAA
- the LOC126777581 gene encoding UDP-xylose and UDP-N-acetylglucosamine transporter-like has translation MANFKIITKVFIGCCLNAFLMEILMARTPKSANLVTFLQFVFITLQGFISLKSSMFKPKIPLRQYFLLISLFFVTSVANNYVYALHVPSTLHMIIRSASSVASMLVSWYVKKQKPRTNAMIGSVIISIGVSLATYGGATVVENSKGKFLHWCLGVSILLSMLIVGAFVGLQQEILFNKYGKHPEEMLFYTHSLPLPLFLGMYIQLYDTVFTLTSMCWLILAINILTQFYCTRSVHELATKETSLTVTFILTLRKFISLLISSVFFENNLTVLHIIGTVFVITGTYFYFDFFTERKQRPVSINDSRYNTKQKTI, from the exons ATGGCTAACTTCAAAATCATCACAAAAGTATTTATAGGTTGTTGTTTAAATGCTTTTTTAATGGAAATTTTAATGGCGAGAACTCCAAAGAGTGCAAATTTAGTGACTTTTCTTCAATTTGTCTTCATTACCTTACAGGGTTTTATATCATTGAAATCTAGTATG TTTAAACCGAAAATTCCCTTaaggcaatattttttattaatatccttattttttgttactagTGTAGCCAATAATTATGTGTATGCTTTACATGTTCCTTCAACACTTCATATGATTATAAG atctgCATCATCAGTAGCCAGTATGTTAGTATCTTggtatgtaaaaaaacaaaaaccaagAACAAATGCCATGATTGGTTCAGTGATCATCAGTATTGGAGTATCACTTGCAACATATGGGGGTGCAACAGTAGTTGAGAATAGTAAGGGAAAGTTTTTGCACTGGTGCTTAGGAGTATCAATACTATTATCTATGCTAATAGTTGGTGCTTTCGTGGGTTTGCAGCAAgagatattgtttaataaatatggaaAACATCCTGAAGAG ATGCTCTTCTATACTCATTCATTACCCCTGCCTTTGTTCTTAGGAATGTACATACAACTCTACGATACAGTTTTCACTTTAACATCAATGTGTTGGTTAATTcttgcaattaatattttaacacaattttattgCACACGTTCCGTCCATGAATTAGCTACTAAGGAAACATCTTTGACTGTgacatttatattaacattaaggAAGTTTATCTCTCTGCTAATTTCATCCGTATTTTTTGAGAACAATCTAACAGTTCTTCATATTATTGGCACAGTATTTGTGATCACAGGAACATATTTCTATTTTGACTTTTTTACTGAGAGAAAACAAAGGCCAGTTAGTATTAATGATAGTAGATACAATACAAAAcagaaaactatttaa